GTGCTATGTGCATACTTATCACCCTTTTTTCTACATTTTGAGTTTCTCAACAACAGAAAACTCAATTTGTCTTAGCGGGACATTGGCGTCAATGAGCATTACTTTTACCCTGTCACCTATCTTGTATACCTTTTTGGACTTCTCGCCTATTAGCTGGTAAGTTTTTTCATTAAAGACATAATAATCATCTTCTAAAGTGCTGACTCTTACTAGGCCTTCTATTGTATTTTCAAGCTCTACAAAAAATCCAAAAGGCGTGACATTCGAAATAATTCCTTCAAAGACCTGACCAATCTTGTCCTGCATAAATTCAACCTTCTTGAGGTCAATTGTTTCCCTTTCTGCTTCTTCTGCAACTCTTTCTCTCTGTGACGTCCACTTTGCAATCTCTGGCATTTTAAGTTTTAATTTTTGAGCCTTCTTCTCTGTCATTTTACCTTTTAATACATCTTTCATAATTCTGTGGATGACAAGGTCAGGATACCTTCTAATTGGAGAGGTAAAGTGACAATAGTATTCTGTAGAAAGGCCAAAGTGGCCAAGATTTTCTTCACAGTATCTGGCTTTTTTTAGCGACCTCAAACACAAAGTATGAATGACCCTTTCTTCTGGTGTTCCACGGCTTTGCTCTAAAACCGCCTGCAAAGCTTTGGGATGTACCTTGTTTGAAATACCTTTTAGAACATACCCCATATTGTATATGAACTCTGCAAATTGATAAATCTTTTCAATATCAGGTTCTTCATGAACCCTGTACAAAAACGGAACATTTAACCAGTAAAAATGATTTGCAACTGTTTCATTACAAATCAACATAAACTCTTCAATTATTTTATTAGAGATTGTAAGCTCATATCGAACAACATCTATAGGTTTGCCGTTTTTGTCCAGTATGACTTTTGTCTCGTCAAAATCAAAGTCCAAAGCCCCTCTTTTCATTCTCTTTTCTCGCAGGATAAGTGCAAGCTCGCGCATTAGCTCTAAGTCTTCTCTTATATGTTCATACCTTTTCAAAAGCTCCTTGTCCTCTTCTTTAAGAATCTTTGTAACATTTGTATAGGTCATTCTCTCTTTGCTTCTTATAACACTTTCAAATATATCATGTTTTACAACATTTCCTTGCTTATCAATCTCCATCATAACTGAAAACGTCAACCTGTCAACATTGGGATTAAGTGAACAGATACCATTTGAAAGCTTAAACGGAAGCATTGGGATGACTCTGTCAACAAGATACACAGACGTTCCGCGCCTGTAAGCTTCCTTGTCAAGATGGGTGTTTGGTTTTACATAGTGGCTCACATCTGCAAT
The sequence above is drawn from the Caldicellulosiruptor bescii DSM 6725 genome and encodes:
- the rnr gene encoding ribonuclease R, which encodes MKKIKFEEKKQEVLNLFQEESYHPMTFSEILEILNWQEKDEKLLRKILEELEQEGKIVKTKRGRFGLAEEMNLFAGVLEVNPRGYGFLIPDNPNVPDIYISPENMNGAMHGDRVLVKALSAVPVEGKKIEGYVERILQRSITKVVGRYEDSKNFGFVIPDDQRITYDIYIPKSGKNKAKTGQKVVVEITRYPEKRRNPEGKIVEILGYENAKGVDILSIIKKYELDEEFPKEVLKEVENIPDEVTEEDLEGRVDLRNLTIFTIDGEDAKDFDDAVSIKKLPNGNYLLGVHIADVSHYVKPNTHLDKEAYRRGTSVYLVDRVIPMLPFKLSNGICSLNPNVDRLTFSVMMEIDKQGNVVKHDIFESVIRSKERMTYTNVTKILKEEDKELLKRYEHIREDLELMRELALILREKRMKRGALDFDFDETKVILDKNGKPIDVVRYELTISNKIIEEFMLICNETVANHFYWLNVPFLYRVHEEPDIEKIYQFAEFIYNMGYVLKGISNKVHPKALQAVLEQSRGTPEERVIHTLCLRSLKKARYCEENLGHFGLSTEYYCHFTSPIRRYPDLVIHRIMKDVLKGKMTEKKAQKLKLKMPEIAKWTSQRERVAEEAERETIDLKKVEFMQDKIGQVFEGIISNVTPFGFFVELENTIEGLVRVSTLEDDYYVFNEKTYQLIGEKSKKVYKIGDRVKVMLIDANVPLRQIEFSVVEKLKM